CTTGGATGACCAGgatatcaagaagctcatccaCACAACTGAAAGAATTGCTCTCCTCTTGTCACCGGCCGGCGAATACGCTAACAGCGACCTGGTCACTGACACTATCAACATCTTTGTCCCTCTCCTCATCCAGGCTATTCAGTACATCCCCATTCCACGTGTTGAAGTATCAGCACCCGCTATCGATCTTCTGCTAGAGaatctcatccttgagcCCGGTCGCACCATCAATGCAAGCTCCTTCCTGCCCTTCCAGCTTAACATCTCAACCTACAATGATGTTCAAGTGAGAAAGGCACTTCATGGGACGCAATCTACCATGAAATCAATGATGAAAGTGACTGTGTCTGGCCTCTCTATCGCAGCAGACGACCTGGGTTACTGGTTCCGCCTGCACTCTGGTCTTTTCCGTATGGTTGATGAAGGTATCGCAGGATTCCACCTTGATAAGCGCGGCGTGGACATCACTCTCGACCTCGAAATTGGAAAGGATCGCCTGGAACAGATCGTCTCCTTACGCGATGTCAAGGTCCGCATCCATCACCTTAATTACACGCTGAGCAAGTCCAAGTTTGCTTGCCTCGCTTGGGTCCTGAAGCCATTGGTCCGGCCCATTGTGCGCAAGGCTCTTGAGGTCAAGATTGCAGCTTCAATCGCTGAAGGTCTTCACTTCCTGAACCGTGAAATGCTTTATGCACGGGAGCGTCTCCGTGCCACACGAATTGCTGATCCAAAGGACCTCTGGACGTTCATTCGAGCAGTTGCTGCACGTCTCGTTCCAGCGCCCGACCCAGACATCGACGCCCGCGTTGGCGTCAAAGCAGGGTCAGGCGTGTTCCAAGGGCGGTATGCACCTGGCAGTCTGGTCAAGCTGTGGGAGGATGAAGGCAGGGATGCAGAGCAGAAGCTCTTTGAGTATGAGCAGGGAGGATGGAAGAATGATATCTTTGACGTTAGCACAAGCCGAGTTTAAGGTTGATTTGCGATGCATCATGTATATTAGTTACGGTACGCTCATTAGCTGATTTGCGAGGCATGTTGGAGTTGCTGGAGTTTGTTTTAGGGTGGTGAGGTAACAAGGCTACAGGCAAAAGGGCACATGTTAGGATGGCGCATGATGAATCAAATTTTTTATGATGACTGAAGCGTCTAGAAAGTCCATGACAAAATGAGCTGAAGGCATTGGACAGCTGTAATGCCGTTGTATCCGCTTCAGGAATGTCGTAACGCTCAGCGTCCAAACGTCGAATCGGGAGTGAGATTTGGGCAAGGTAGCATCTAAGAAGAAGTTCTCCGCTTAGAATGGCCAAAACACATCCCAATGATACCACAGTACATGAATACACATATGTACGCGTGTGCATTTGGTGCCAGGGGCTGTGATCTCTCATGTTTCTCAATCTTAAAACCAGAAACAGCGGCCGCCTCCGTCCAAGCTCTAAAGGCGATCCCCAGAGTCGAGGGTCCAGTAGAAGAAGAGCATGGTGCAGCACTGCAGGTATACCAATGGAGTGGTTTCAGTTAAAAGAGGAGGTGGCAGTTCTAGAGCATTGACGGTAATGAGCCATGTCATGCTGCTACTGTACCTCTGTGTGAGTTGGCTTGTGGCTGGGACAGCTCTAGTGGAATAGTCTTGTCACGAGGTTGGAGGAGAGTTGACAGTCACGAGATATTTACTCGAGGCATAGTACATGCCTACCTGTATAAGCTGAGTAGTAGACATGCTTGATTATTTTGAGCAGGTCAATAGCATAATATGATCTGACCAGGATACAAACTCTGCCCGCCGCATTGATGCTTCTTCACTTCTCATGAGCATCCATTCTGTTAGACCAAAACCTCTCGGGTTTCCTCCCTTGTGATCCCTGCTGATTGATTTTCCATCCACCCCTTTCTGCCCGACCATCTGGTCTCAGCCAACGAAAAAGCAAGTTCATCTTGTTGATCCCTGTATCCTAGAACGCTTGATTCACCCGCCTGACCAACGCCCCCGGCCTATGGGAGATGCTGTGCGACCATGCCTTTTGCCCCGGATGGCTTACCCCGGACTTGTTTCTTGGGGTTTTTCTTGGGCATGTTACCTTGAGGGACTACAGTATAGGACATACTGTTGCTCGACTAGTTTTCTAGCTGCGACTTCTAGGAGGTGACCGTCCCAAAACTCTGTCTCTGGCTTCGGTCTACGAATAGGATAGACAGGCATGCTGATGTATTAGGAAACCCCCTGTAAACCCCAGGTCATGGTTGTTGCGCCTTGGCCAGAAAAAGCAATCCGAATGTCACAGTCAGCATCTCAACTCGCTCGCTCGTGTCGGCCCCGGATTTCCCATCGAATTGGTTCGGCGTGATCCTTGTTCCTATTGCTTGCACTTGCAGGAGACTAGCTGATGTAGCTTGGTCCTGGTCTGTCTTGGTGCTCCTTGTCCAAGACGACCTTTCCCCTCTTCAGTCTTTGATTTTCTCCATCATCAGTTGCCAGTCGCCATTTCCAATCTCATTCCAACTATTTTACTCTTATCAATATCTCGTCTCGTCTATCTatctctttatctctctatCTGACTATCCTGAGTCGGATATACCATTTATTGTTGCTCCCCTTATTCCGATCCCGCCTAACTTTGGCCTCAGCTCAGTTCCCCACTTTCGCTTGTCGACAATCACGCCAGTTATCCACCAGCATTGAACGTCTACACTATTGAGTAGACAACTCTTGACGGCCTGAGAGGCTTGGGAGAGGCATATTAGGTGCACGGAACTGTCCTGACTCGACTCTGCTGCAACATTGAGGTCAAAAGAGTTGCGTCAATTTGGTTCAAGTCATAGCCGGAGACATTTCAAATACCGAGCTCTTCACGCATCACCAGATACAACTTGTGATTATATCTCCAAGTCGAATCATTCTCAGCTGAAAGTCTTCGGCACTGAAACGCCAAATCTCTCTTCCTCGGCTTTTCTAATACCTGGCCAGCACATCCTCTCATCTTGTTTCACACTGGTTAAAGCGGATGGATCGGACCAGGCAGCTCTGACAGCACCCCTCAGACGAAGCGCAAGCTGTCGTAATGGAGGTAGAGGCTAATGGACAGAGCTCAATCAATCTGCTTGAGCCCTGGCGCTGCCATTCTGCAGGCGGCTGCCACGATGACCTCCCCATTTCTCCACTGGATCTCGCTTCGGATGACTTGACTCAAGTCCCAAGATGTTCCGGCTCAGACCCTTTGTTCGAAGCATTGATGGGAGATTCGAAGTACCGTACTGTTCGGAAAGCAGAAAGTACTGAAGGCCATCGGAAGCCAAATGCAAAAGAAACGTTAATCCCGAGGTCCCGACCCGAAGGCCCGGGATTCTCTTTTCCGTCAACAGAGGATGCAAGAAACAAATCCAGCCCTTTAGACATACGGCCTGAACCAGTATCAACGGGATCTCGCGGTATCAAGAGAAAGCGCTGCAAGTCCGATGTCGATGGCTTCAACACAGCCGACCTGTGTGTCAAGAAACGTCGACTTCGTGCCGAACTTATCACGAGTCGTCTTTCTCAGCCTTATTCTCAACCTGCCACTCACATTCTTAatcgagaaggtcaagaggCTGGCGACAAGCGCTTCTTGAAGATGGCTACTTCAGTTGATATGACCCGAAGGATCGCACATCTTCATGCAACTTCATTTCTCCGCTTCTCGACTATGAATTGtctgaggaagaggttgagccTCGGGCAGGCTGCAGGTAGCAAGAAATATGAGCAGGAAATTGCAACTATCACTTTGAAAGCTGCCGGCAAGACGAATTGGCGACCTCCGATGCTGCAGGATTCTTCGGCGGGCAAATCTCTGAGGATCTCACCAACTGGCACGGGAGTTGTTGGACCTTCAGGCATGATGGTATCGTCGGCAAGACCTCAGCCAAGCTACCCACCTCAAAAGGCATTTCAACATCCGAAACCCCCATCATGCCGACTATCTAATCCTGTGGCCCTTCCTCTACCCGTTAGTGATGTCGCTGCAACTAAGAAGCGTACATCACCTCGACTCTTCCCCATCCGATCGCCAGAGTTACGGCCTACGGCGCCTTTACCTCCGCTGGACGATCTCGAAGAGGATAGTTTTGCATACATGCATCCTGCAGATGACGACTGGGACGATGTGGGCGATGATCAAGATAGTGTATATTCTGACTTCAGCGTTTTATTTGGACAGAGCGATGATGGCAACAATGGCGAAGAAGACAGATCGTATGAGGAGTATTTGGATGAACTCGACGGCATCTGCTGGATGTCAAGATAGTTAGGCAAATATTTAGTGGCGTCTCTGGGCATCTCGGGGAGCATTTAAAGGAATTATGTAAAGTATACTTCTAGCATTGGGTGGCAATATGTTCTTATTCATGTTCAATATGGCGATATTGAAGTATTATCCAGCTGCAAGGACTGGAACAAAAATAGGCTATACTGGTTTGTATTATTATTCGACCAGATGGGGAGGCTTAGATACACCACAGCTCAAGCAACGGGTAACAGATTGACATTGATACGTGATTATGTTTATGGCTTTACACCAAGTTTAGAGGCTCTGTCGGTTGCAATATCGCACATTGCCTAAACACCGAATTAGTAACAGAAGCATTAAGCTAACTTGCGAGTTATACATACCTGTAAcgcttcatcaacctctttcGAAAAGTCGCCTCTCGAAATTCTAGCCTTCATGTTCTCCATAATCTCAGGCCTTCCCCGTCCGTTCACAAAAACGACATATCGTAATCCGGGAAACTTTTCCTCATACTCCTTGTTCAGCTTTGCCAATTCTTcgccttggccttgcagGTTGGCCTGCTCTGCAGCTGACTGTGCTGAGTCAACTTTCTTGGCTCCTAAACGGGGATGTGATCCGAGTATTGAGAGAAGAGTCTCATCTGAATTGGCTGATGAGTTCGAGGAGGCGAGCGAGGCAAGGCGAGCCCTGCAGGCCTCAATTAACTCCGGGTATGATGTATACTCTGCATCTCGCACAATGGAGAGGAGAGTGGAATGGATTGCTGGACTGGGCTCGAATAGCAGATCCAAAGTCTTGATTTGCTCGGCTTCAGCTGCTACACGAagatcttgaggttgaggtagggccatgatggaggttgatgttggtgatatTCGTAGCCAATTGTCACAGTACGTATTCAATCTATGCTCGACATTCACCAAGACAGCagaaaataactatttcACTCAGTAGCTGTTATCGACAAGCAGTCACATCAATTATCGGATTACGGAGACATGCGAACTCGCTATTACCGGTGCCCCCCGCCTCGAGACATGCATCAAGATGATGCACGATAAGATACAGTCCACCTTATCTTATCATCCCGTGATCCAAAGCTCTGGTCAGTGCACTGGCAAAATCTCGACTAGGCCATTGTTGTCGCAACAGAGCTTCGAGCCGTTGATTTGCGCTATACCTGACGACAAGCAATTGAAAGCTCCACGAGCTCAAATTTGTAGTCGCCATGCTTTGCGGAAGTAAGTTTTCCAGTTTTGCCATCGATAAATAACGGTTCGCTGACCTCTTGACAGTTTCTGGAGAGGCTCCTCAAGAGCCCGTCGTTTCTAAGAAGTCCGGTATGTactatcaacatcatcaacgcGCAGCTTTCACGGCTAACTCAGCAAAGGTGTTGTTTACGAGAAGCGCCTTATCGATCAATATATCAACGAACATGGCACCGAGCCCGATTCTGGCGAGGCCCTGACCACCGATGACCTCCTCCCCATCCATTCGTCGCGTATTGTCCGACCGCGTCCTCCTACCCTCACATCGATTCCCGCTCTCCTCGCTACTTTCCAGAACGAATGGGACGCGCTGGCTTTAGAGACATATAACCTTAAGGAGCAGCTTGCGCGCACCAGAGAGGAGCTTGCCACAGCATTGTATCAGCACGACGCTGCTGTCCGAGTTATTGCACGACTCACAAGGGAGCGAGACGAGGCCAGGGATGCTTTGAGCAAGGTCACTGTGACAGGAGGTGCGGTCGATGGTGATTCTATGCAGGTCGATAGCGTGGAGAAGTTGCCAGAGGAACTTGTTGCCAAGGTGGACGAGACCCATCAGACGTATGTTGCCGTCCTTCAACTATACGATTCGGAACTAACGAGCATGCAGATTATCAAAGGGTCGCAAGAAGCGTCCTGTCCCCGAGGGTTGGGCCACCGGCGAAGAGATTTCGGCTTTCGAGAGCGCGACCACACACTCCTTGCCTGTTCCTGAGGCTACCGCCCTTACTGTTGGAGGAACCAATGCCGCGGCAGTTGGAGGCTTGAAGGGACAGGCAGTTGTCTACTCTACCACCGAGGATAAGGTCGAGCAGTCTCTCTCAGTGGGTGAGCCTGTTACAGACGCTGTTTGGGCTGAGGCCGGTGTCGCATTTGCGACTGGCCAAGGCAGTGTCAAGGTCTTCCAGGAGGGTAACCAGGTTGCATCACTGAGTGAACatgctggtgctgctacGGCATTGAGCCTGCACCCCAGCGGTGAAATTCTGGCCTCTGTTGGTACAGATAAGAGCATCGTGTTCTACGACTTGGTCGCACAGAAACGTGTTGCCCGCGCTTACACCGATGCTGGTAAGTTTCTCCTGGTACACCCAAAGATAATTCTGTGCTAACGTGTTCCCAGCTCTTACATCTTGTGCCTTCCACCCTGATGGTCACCTCTTTGCCGCCGGTACCACATCAGGCGAaatcaagctcttcatgACCAACACTCTTGAGCAGGCAGCTTCTTTCAGCCTGGGCGCCCCTATCCAGGCTCTCAGCTTCTCCGAGAACGGCTACTGGTTCGCAGCTACAGCCAAGGGCCAGACCATGGTCACTATTTTTGATCTGCGTAAAGAGGGAGACGCGGCGGTGGCCAAGGTTCTTGAGACTGGCGGGCCGGTCCAGTCCCTGGCGTGGGACTACAGTGGCCAGTTCCTCGCCACTGGCGGTGCGGCTGGAGTTACAGTGCAACAGTTCACCAAGTCCAGCAAGAAGTGGACCGAGCCTTTGAAGAGTTCTACACCATCCGTTGCTGTTCGGTGGGGAGAGTCTGCAAAGCAGATCGTAACAGTCAATGGTGAGGGTGTGGTCAGCGTACTTGCAACAAAGGAATAGACTGGGGTTTAGATGGAATTTCGTTGAGAAGGAGACGCCTGGATGATTCCCTTGATAATTTGTATTATACGCCCGAATAAAGGGTCAAAGCAAAGCACAGAGGTTGGTGTTTGAAAATTGATAATTATGGTTCTGGTTTTTGCATATTGAAATGGGAGGCAGAACTTAGCACCTCTATTCTAAGTGACAAAAAAAGTACCGGGTAAACTTAACATAACTTACCTTGGTAAGTTTTTAGACTAAGTGGTTATTTTTGACACCGTTACTGAATGTCAGAAGTCTTCTTGCTCCCAGAGGCTGGTGTATTGTTTACCTATTGGTACttcaaaacaacaacaaaacaacCATCACGAAAAACCATCATGGGCTTCAATATAACAAGGTACCTATTGACAGTGGAGCCAGGCGGTATTAACCCCTTGTAATGAAGCCTTGAAGCCTATTCTTAGTGGCCACTTAGCGGGGTAAACAGTGTTCGCCAGTGCAGGGTCTCTACGCGCTAGAGTCCTGTCGTCACATGGGGAGCAGCCTTGCATCGATCGTCACAGTAGCGACATTCAATTTCAACTTCCTTTCATACAACTAACTTTGATGCTTACCAACAACCTTCACCTCCCCACAACTCCACGTCTACACCTCCCAACGAACCGATACGACACGATACAGACGCTTACGACTCCTCTGAGCATAATTCTATGTCTCATCATCTAATTCAGTCTTGCTGCCATAGCGCATTTGCTTAGCTTTCTCTACTTTAATCGCCACACTTTTCATCTGCTTCGCCCTGGGCGGCCATTCACTGTATAAGTGTTCACTGCCTCGGGTGATATTCAGGAGGCTTTATGCCGTGAATACGATAAGAGAGAACACACTATATCTCCAATTATAACCGTCTAGTCCTCGATACCTCGCATTCTAAGTCTTACACCACCTACCCAACATGGCTGAAAACAGTGACCCTCTCGAGATGTTTGAGGCGGGAGGGGATGAAGATTTTGAACATTTTTTCGAAGGCGCTTACAGACCACGGCCAAATGCTGGAGATCAACTATTTCTTCCACATCCCAATGCACCCGCTGCATATCACAATACACGCCACACTCGCCGCTCACGAGCTGTTCGAAATTCAGCACTACACCAACAGCCGCAAGAAGCTACCCCTGTGATCGACCTCACGGAAGAGCCTGATTCTCCTGTGCAATCGCGAGCTAGACTCGACATCCTTCAGCCTGCGAGACCACCTGCAAGGAACCCGCGTAGAACGAATTCCCAGCGCATATCACCGCCTCAGCTAGCACGCACCGATGGTACTTTCGTGGGACGTGCAGAGAATGTTATTGACTTGACTGCGGATTCTcctgaagaagatcgatCACATTTCAGAGGGAGACGCGAAGTGCCTAGGCCGGACGAGCTGATCGAGCTGGAAATAATAAGCCAGCGACCAGCTCTGGGATCTCTACCAAACTTTGCTGCCTTTGGCCCCTTCAGGAGATTGGCTGGTATCTTTGGTGCAGCAGACATAGCTTTCAACCCACCAAACCTTGACATTTCACGCAACGCATTCGCACGGCAACCGACCCCAAAGCCACAGATGTCCCCGCCGCCCCCAACACGAGAAGGGTTCACTCGCAATACCTGCACCGACCCGGAGAAGGAGTCTGAAAGCGTGGTTATCTGCCCAGCCTGTAATGAGGAGCTGGCTTATGACCCAAGCGGCACAGTGACACAGAGCTCTGTGGGTACGCAGAAGGGAAAGCGAAAGCGA
This DNA window, taken from Fusarium oxysporum f. sp. lycopersici 4287 chromosome 7, whole genome shotgun sequence, encodes the following:
- a CDS encoding pre-mRNA-processing factor 19, producing the protein MLCGISGEAPQEPVVSKKSGVVYEKRLIDQYINEHGTEPDSGEALTTDDLLPIHSSRIVRPRPPTLTSIPALLATFQNEWDALALETYNLKEQLARTREELATALYQHDAAVRVIARLTRERDEARDALSKVTVTGGAVDGDSMQVDSVEKLPEELVAKVDETHQTLSKGRKKRPVPEGWATGEEISAFESATTHSLPVPEATALTVGGTNAAAVGGLKGQAVVYSTTEDKVEQSLSVGEPVTDAVWAEAGVAFATGQGSVKVFQEGNQVASLSEHAGAATALSLHPSGEILASVGTDKSIVFYDLVAQKRVARAYTDAALTSCAFHPDGHLFAAGTTSGEIKLFMTNTLEQAASFSLGAPIQALSFSENGYWFAATAKGQTMVTIFDLRKEGDAAVAKVLETGGPVQSLAWDYSGQFLATGGAAGVTVQQFTKSSKKWTEPLKSSTPSVAVRWGESAKQIVTVNGEGVVSVLATKE